AGTTGTTACAATATGGGGTTTATGGGTTAAGAAACCTGGATTTGgattttctcagcaaccaaacctagcaatatgcttgtattagaGGGCTATAATTTGACTTATTTCTGGATGGTTGCATGACTTTGATCACTCCTAAAAGATTCTCaaagggaaaaggaaaatatcaaaaatttcattaaaatcaataattagtttttttttataactgttattgcatttttcattttacttttctgGTTGGAGTTCGCAGTTATGTTTATTTGAATTGTGTTGTGTCAGAAATTAGTCTATTGAGAATGAAGGTTTCCAAGGGCAAAGGTCCTGtgaggaaggagaagaaagaagtcTTAAAGCCTGTAGTAGAGGACAGGTAATTTTCATAAATGGTATTCATGGATGACTTTCTTAAAGCCTGTAGTCGGGTTTGAGACTTAAATAGCTTTATTTGAAAGGTAATGTCATGTTTATGTTTCTTCAATTCAGAAAGGTTGGAAAGCGAAAGGCAGCGATTGAGGCTGACAAGAGCCGCCGAAAACTTGCTAAGAATGCAAAATTGGGCAAGAAGGACCCTAACAAACCAAAGAGGCCTGCTAgtgctttctttgtttttctgtaAGTATCTCTCCAAATAAAATGCGGAAAGGAATCATTTTAGACTATTTCAATGAATCCTTAGATGAGATATACTGACGTACTGTTTAACTAATTATCACAGAGAAGAGTTCAGAACGATTTACAAGCAAGAGCATCCGAATGTGAAAGCTGTGTCGGCTGTAAGCAGCTTTCATAGTTTATGTTCCATTTAGTAGAAAGTGTTGA
The Prunus dulcis chromosome 2, ALMONDv2, whole genome shotgun sequence DNA segment above includes these coding regions:
- the LOC117619845 gene encoding high mobility group B protein 1-like isoform X2, with amino-acid sequence MKVSKGKGPVRKEKKEVLKPVVEDRKVGKRKAAIEADKSRRKLAKNAKLGKKDPNKPKRPASAFFVFLEEFRTIYKQEHPNVKAVSAVGKAGGEKWKSMSHAEKAPYEAKAAKRKSEYEKLMKAYNNKEEDTDDEEEEVAERSKPIVKDDEEEESGEEDDEEEDDDDDED